The window TATCAAGCTCTTGACTGCACCTGATGGTTTCTTCGGCATTCATCCCGAATTTTTTTGCTGTCTCAATTAAATGTAATCTTTTTTGTTCAATTTCATAATTGATCATAACGGACGCCAACTCTCACATTTTTTATATAATAGAAGGATATGGTTAGTATACCCTATTTTTCTATAAAAAAAGCTGTTTCGTCAATATGAGTAATAAAGTGACAAAATTCGAAAGCGTCCTTACGTATCATATGTCTCTTTTCTTA is drawn from Bacillus pumilus and contains these coding sequences:
- a CDS encoding aspartyl-phosphate phosphatase Spo0E family protein, whose amino-acid sequence is MINYEIEQKRLHLIETAKKFGMNAEETIRCSQELDTLLNKGIKYTSNECSKKG